Proteins found in one Candidatus Dependentiae bacterium genomic segment:
- a CDS encoding DUF2608 domain-containing protein: MCCNKKTVFIAIIIVALAAFGIHFLTQKTTTGLNIKEIKSYAQVVGEMATADPQTLILFDTDETLVTSPDVFARDYPLPPSFIIQGILKHPSLLFKKNREQLESLIMTHAQRKLIDPLVIELINSLKSKGCTVLVLTQFRTRPYGIVTDPVKNRYEMLKNFGVELSLTYPDFKFTTLPSKGGGYPELHNGILFANELTKGQALEGFLDHFKIRPSKVILFDDMEKNLISVGNLCKKLNIPFQGYLYLAKKHFSAWNTKRALLQLDNILEHGKWLSDAEADAMLQGKPAVVAH, translated from the coding sequence ATGTGTTGTAATAAAAAAACAGTCTTTATAGCCATAATCATAGTAGCACTTGCAGCCTTTGGCATACACTTTCTTACACAAAAAACCACCACTGGTTTGAATATCAAAGAAATAAAATCGTACGCTCAGGTTGTCGGTGAAATGGCAACTGCCGATCCACAAACGTTAATACTTTTTGACACCGACGAAACACTCGTAACATCGCCAGACGTATTTGCTCGCGACTATCCATTGCCACCTTCATTTATTATTCAAGGTATACTCAAACATCCATCGCTCCTCTTTAAAAAAAATAGAGAACAGCTCGAGAGTTTGATTATGACGCATGCGCAACGCAAACTCATAGATCCATTAGTTATTGAACTCATCAATAGTTTAAAATCAAAAGGCTGCACGGTGTTAGTACTCACCCAATTCAGAACACGTCCGTATGGTATTGTTACAGACCCAGTAAAAAATCGTTATGAAATGCTTAAAAATTTTGGTGTAGAATTGAGCTTAACGTACCCAGATTTTAAATTTACAACCCTACCTTCAAAAGGTGGCGGCTACCCAGAACTACACAATGGCATTCTCTTTGCTAATGAACTCACCAAAGGCCAAGCCCTTGAAGGCTTCCTAGACCATTTTAAGATTCGCCCAAGCAAAGTTATTTTATTCGATGATATGGAAAAAAATCTCATATCTGTCGGCAATCTCTGCAAAAAACTCAATATTCCATTTCAAGGCTATCTCTATCTTGCCAAGAAACACTTTTCTGCATGGAACACAAAGCGTGCGCTGCTGCAACTAGACAATATTCTAGAACACGGAAAATGGCTATCCGATGCAGAGGCTGATGCCATGTTGCAAGGCAAGCCAGCCGTAGTCGCACACTAA
- a CDS encoding G1 family endopeptidase has product MQKSLIRYSLCLLVICINVFGNDDLIKRGFTHVTSEFHLIDGTTNRKNRFPHIPHAQGTSQNWSGYVAATNLTHPLQHSVTKVSGSWTVPTVSSAAHDTHCAIWVGIDGYSSESVEQIGTSHDFINGHQDNYAWFEMYPNYAYEITGFPVNVGDSISASVVYIGNNTFTLTLINNTRRVYVVIPSSYTKSSTAQRSSAEWIVEAPYENGILPLSHFSMIKFLNCTTTINGTTAAIKYRSWADDFLTMVTNTNTPKATVSALSTNGQNFNVTWNHE; this is encoded by the coding sequence ATGCAAAAAAGCCTTATTAGATATTCACTCTGCCTGTTGGTCATTTGTATCAATGTATTTGGTAACGATGATCTTATCAAACGTGGTTTTACTCATGTTACCAGTGAATTCCATCTCATTGATGGAACAACCAACAGAAAAAATAGATTTCCTCATATTCCACACGCACAAGGAACCAGTCAAAACTGGAGTGGCTACGTTGCCGCCACCAACTTAACTCATCCACTACAACATTCTGTCACGAAAGTATCAGGGTCCTGGACAGTACCAACTGTTTCATCGGCTGCACATGACACGCATTGTGCTATTTGGGTTGGCATAGATGGTTACAGCAGTGAATCTGTGGAACAAATTGGCACGTCGCACGACTTTATCAATGGCCATCAAGACAACTATGCGTGGTTTGAAATGTACCCTAACTATGCATACGAAATTACTGGTTTTCCCGTCAATGTTGGGGATTCTATAAGTGCTTCTGTAGTCTATATAGGAAATAACACGTTCACCTTAACACTCATTAACAACACACGCAGAGTGTATGTGGTAATTCCATCTTCTTACACGAAATCATCAACTGCACAAAGAAGTTCAGCAGAATGGATTGTAGAAGCTCCTTATGAAAATGGTATATTACCACTATCTCATTTTAGCATGATTAAATTTCTTAATTGTACGACCACCATTAATGGCACAACCGCGGCAATAAAATATCGTTCATGGGCAGATGACTTTTTGACCATGGTAACCAATACCAATACTCCAAAGGCAACCGTATCGGCACTCAGCACTAATGGCCAAAATTTCAATGTTACATGGAATCATGAATAA
- the ung gene encoding uracil-DNA glycosylase translates to MTIMTPRQQQFFAALPDSWKKPLEGVCAKPEIDALAQFLQEREAMGATVYPAQQNIFAALQATPFDDVSVVIVGQDPYHGPGQAHGLSFSVPPGVRVPPSLRNIFKELHSDIGMPIPKNGTLTGWAQQGVLLLNAILTVEEGKPASHANKGWEFFTDAIIEQRLKRNHPTVFMLWGAYAQKKMQNLHIHTDPARHLILKAAHPSPLSIRGFLGCRHFSQANAFLREHAMPEIQWENL, encoded by the coding sequence ATGACAATAATGACACCACGACAACAACAATTTTTTGCCGCGTTGCCCGATTCTTGGAAAAAGCCATTAGAAGGTGTTTGTGCTAAACCTGAGATTGATGCCCTTGCGCAGTTTTTACAAGAACGCGAAGCAATGGGTGCAACAGTATACCCTGCACAACAAAATATCTTTGCTGCATTGCAAGCAACACCATTTGACGATGTAAGCGTCGTGATTGTTGGACAAGACCCCTACCATGGTCCAGGTCAAGCTCATGGATTAAGTTTTAGTGTGCCACCTGGAGTGCGTGTACCACCTTCTCTGCGTAATATATTCAAAGAGTTACATAGTGACATTGGCATGCCTATTCCAAAAAATGGTACGCTCACCGGCTGGGCACAGCAAGGCGTGTTATTACTCAATGCTATTTTAACCGTTGAAGAAGGAAAGCCTGCAAGCCATGCAAACAAAGGTTGGGAGTTTTTCACTGATGCTATTATTGAACAACGGCTCAAACGTAACCATCCAACAGTCTTTATGCTGTGGGGTGCGTATGCACAGAAAAAAATGCAAAACCTGCATATTCACACCGACCCAGCACGACATTTAATCTTAAAAGCAGCTCACCCATCGCCTCTATCAATAAGAGGATTTCTAGGCTGTCGCCATTTTTCACAAGCCAATGCTTTTTTAAGGGAGCATGCTATGCCAGAAATTCAGTGGGAAAACTTGTAA
- a CDS encoding ATP-binding protein: protein MYIKRAITPQLKEAAQEYGVVAILGPRQAGKTTLARHVFSQHKYISLEDYDVRALAHADPRSFLNDYPTDHGIILDEIQHAPHLLSYIQTMVDEEKKKGFFIVTGSQNFLVSQSITQTLAGRIAIITLLPLSIAEIGDAGLLPEKIETAVFTGSYPALYAEEISVKRLYQGYTATYLERDVRQIKNITDLMLFKKFISLCAGRTGQTINYSSLGNDCGIDDKTVKAWLSILEASYVVFFLQPYYKNFGKQLTKSPKLYFIDTGLVCSLLRIKSADELIDHSMRGPLIETFIIADLLKQHYNLELVPGLYFWRDHSGHEVDCLIDTGSKLVPVEIKSSKTVIPSYFSAIETWQGITKNEKKEAYVIYSGSDDQNWPFGKVVSWQSVGTLLKKIS from the coding sequence ATGTACATTAAACGAGCAATAACGCCTCAGTTAAAAGAAGCTGCTCAAGAATATGGCGTGGTAGCCATCTTAGGTCCGCGGCAGGCGGGAAAAACAACGTTGGCGCGGCATGTGTTTTCTCAACACAAATATATCTCCTTGGAAGACTATGATGTGCGTGCGTTGGCTCATGCTGACCCAAGAAGTTTTTTGAATGACTACCCAACTGATCATGGCATTATTTTAGATGAAATTCAGCATGCGCCCCATTTGCTTTCTTACATACAAACCATGGTAGACGAAGAGAAAAAAAAGGGTTTCTTTATTGTCACCGGGTCTCAAAACTTTTTGGTAAGCCAATCCATTACGCAAACATTGGCAGGCAGAATAGCCATTATTACGTTATTGCCTCTTTCAATCGCAGAAATTGGTGATGCTGGCTTGCTGCCCGAAAAAATTGAGACGGCAGTATTTACTGGTTCTTATCCAGCATTGTACGCGGAAGAAATATCGGTCAAAAGATTGTACCAAGGTTATACAGCGACGTATTTAGAACGCGATGTGCGGCAAATAAAAAATATTACCGATCTGATGTTATTTAAAAAATTTATTAGTTTGTGTGCCGGTAGGACTGGACAAACAATTAATTATTCTTCATTGGGTAATGATTGTGGCATTGACGATAAAACGGTTAAAGCATGGCTTTCAATATTAGAAGCAAGTTATGTTGTATTCTTTTTGCAGCCGTACTATAAAAATTTTGGCAAACAACTGACAAAGTCACCAAAGCTGTACTTCATTGATACGGGGTTGGTGTGCTCGTTGCTCAGAATTAAATCAGCGGATGAATTAATCGACCATTCAATGCGTGGGCCTCTTATTGAAACATTTATTATAGCTGACCTACTCAAGCAGCATTATAACCTTGAATTAGTACCAGGCCTTTATTTTTGGCGTGATCATTCTGGGCATGAAGTTGATTGCTTAATTGATACGGGTAGCAAGCTCGTGCCTGTGGAAATTAAATCGAGCAAGACGGTTATCCCAAGTTATTTTTCAGCCATTGAGACCTGGCAGGGGATCACTAAAAACGAAAAAAAAGAAGCGTATGTTATATATAGTGGTTCTGATGATCAAAACTGGCCTTTTGGAAAAGTCGTTAGCTGGCAATCAGTCGGGACATTGCTCAAGAAGATATCATAA
- a CDS encoding peroxiredoxin produces the protein MKTLNIILIAASCMLLIITTVIIWIKNTTKPSLKSGNAAPSFALPDETGTMRSLTEFRGKKVVLYFYPKDETPGCTQEACDLRDAYAIYKEHNITILGISYDSPASHTEFKAKYHLPFSLLSDTTHTVAHAYGADQHTMGHFFPKRMTILIDEQGNIVHTIEDVSVKDHVNDILKAFGISTK, from the coding sequence ATGAAAACCCTGAACATTATTCTGATAGCCGCCAGCTGCATGCTCTTAATAATAACAACTGTTATTATATGGATAAAAAACACAACTAAGCCTTCTTTAAAAAGTGGCAATGCTGCACCTTCGTTTGCGCTACCCGATGAAACAGGAACCATGCGATCACTTACAGAATTTAGGGGTAAAAAAGTAGTGCTCTATTTTTATCCAAAAGACGAAACCCCTGGCTGCACCCAAGAAGCATGCGACCTACGAGATGCCTATGCCATCTATAAAGAACACAATATTACCATTCTTGGCATTAGTTACGACTCACCTGCATCACACACTGAATTTAAAGCAAAATATCATCTGCCATTTTCATTGTTATCAGATACTACGCATACCGTCGCTCATGCGTATGGCGCGGACCAACACACCATGGGGCATTTTTTCCCTAAACGCATGACAATCCTTATTGATGAACAGGGAAACATCGTGCACACCATTGAAGATGTAAGTGTGAAAGATCACGTGAATGATATCTTAAAAGCTTTTGGCATTAGCACGAAATAA